From one Flavobacterium sp. N502536 genomic stretch:
- a CDS encoding DUF4105 domain-containing protein, with protein sequence MKNVLFKKTLFSLLLLLSFLGFSQNIPLTKEAKISVITCGLGNESYTYFGHTAIRVADPANNIDVVYNYGNFDFRTPNFVAKFAKGDLQYFVSVRSYPEFVNDYTTEKRSVFEQELMIPQNLKQTLFNNLNATALSEDRYYTYKFIDKNCTSMVVDVINKSLNGDVVTKKGDTTETYRSILFPYFDEHFYDQLGTSIIFGTKVDQPGTKIFLPFELKSSLEKTTFQNHPLVGQSKTVLNFEKEKPSSWWNNIYTYLLILAFVVLAHNKVVDKIYLLILSLIGIFFVTIGFYSLHQELAMNYNVLLLSPLLLVLILFSILKNKRWTYRFAVIHLLFLVVYAIFMINKAHFFIVLPMIITSGFVLVRVAIRNKKRIPIII encoded by the coding sequence ATGAAAAATGTCCTTTTCAAAAAAACACTTTTTAGTTTACTATTATTACTAAGTTTCCTGGGGTTTAGCCAGAATATCCCTTTAACAAAAGAGGCTAAAATAAGTGTTATTACCTGCGGATTGGGTAATGAAAGTTATACTTATTTTGGTCATACTGCAATTCGCGTCGCTGACCCGGCTAACAACATTGATGTTGTTTACAATTATGGTAATTTTGACTTTAGAACACCCAATTTTGTTGCCAAGTTTGCAAAAGGTGATCTGCAATATTTTGTAAGCGTTAGATCCTATCCTGAATTTGTAAACGATTATACAACTGAGAAGAGAAGTGTTTTTGAACAGGAGCTCATGATACCTCAGAACCTAAAGCAAACCCTTTTTAATAACTTAAATGCAACGGCACTCTCTGAAGATCGTTATTACACCTATAAGTTTATTGATAAAAACTGTACTTCAATGGTCGTTGATGTCATCAATAAATCGCTCAATGGAGATGTTGTCACTAAAAAAGGAGACACAACTGAAACGTACCGATCCATTCTGTTTCCTTATTTCGATGAGCATTTTTACGATCAGTTAGGAACCAGCATTATCTTCGGAACAAAAGTAGACCAACCGGGAACCAAGATCTTTTTACCTTTCGAATTAAAAAGCAGCTTAGAGAAAACTACTTTTCAAAATCATCCTTTAGTAGGCCAAAGCAAAACTGTGCTTAATTTTGAAAAAGAAAAACCAAGTTCATGGTGGAATAACATTTACACTTATCTCCTCATACTGGCTTTTGTTGTTTTGGCGCACAATAAAGTAGTTGATAAAATCTATCTTTTGATCTTATCTCTTATAGGAATCTTTTTTGTTACTATTGGATTCTATTCGCTGCACCAGGAACTGGCAATGAACTACAATGTACTTTTACTTAGTCCGCTTTTGCTGGTATTAATCCTCTTTTCAATCTTAAAAAACAAAAGATGGACGTACCGCTTTGCCGTTATACATTTACTATTTTTGGTAGTTTACGCTATTTTCATGATCAACAAAGCTCATTTCTTCATTGTTTTGCCAATGATAATTACAAGCGGATTTGTTTTAGTGAGAGTCGCTATTCGAAATAAAAAACGTATTCCGATTATTATTTAA
- the lptB gene encoding LPS export ABC transporter ATP-binding protein: protein MKLRADNLIKTYKGRSVVKGISVEVNQGEIVGLLGPNGAGKTTSFYMIVGLVKPNSGNIYLDDLNITDYPMYKRAQQGIGYLAQEASVFRKLSIEDNILSVLQLTKLSKEEQIAKMESLIEEFSLEHIRTNRGDLLSGGERRRTEIARALATDPKFILLDEPFAGVDPVAVEDIQRIVAQLKNKNIGILITDHNVQETLAITDKTYLMFEGGILKAGIPEELVEDEMVRRVYLGQNFELRKKKLEF from the coding sequence ATGAAGCTAAGAGCCGATAATTTAATCAAAACCTATAAAGGACGTAGTGTTGTAAAAGGGATTTCTGTTGAAGTTAATCAAGGGGAAATCGTTGGTCTTTTAGGGCCTAATGGTGCAGGAAAAACGACTTCGTTTTACATGATTGTGGGATTGGTAAAACCAAACTCAGGTAATATTTATCTGGACGATCTGAACATTACCGATTATCCTATGTACAAACGTGCCCAACAAGGAATTGGTTATTTGGCGCAGGAAGCTTCTGTTTTTAGAAAATTAAGCATAGAAGACAATATCCTGAGTGTTTTGCAATTGACGAAACTATCGAAAGAAGAACAGATTGCAAAAATGGAGAGCTTAATTGAAGAATTCAGCTTAGAACACATTCGTACCAACAGAGGAGATTTACTTTCAGGGGGAGAACGTCGTCGTACGGAAATTGCCCGTGCTTTGGCAACCGATCCAAAATTTATTTTATTGGATGAGCCTTTTGCAGGAGTTGACCCGGTTGCAGTGGAAGACATTCAGAGAATTGTAGCGCAGCTAAAAAACAAAAATATTGGAATTTTAATTACCGACCACAACGTCCAGGAAACTTTGGCCATTACCGATAAAACCTACCTAATGTTTGAAGGAGGAATTTTGAAAGCCGGAATTCCTGAAGAATTGGTTGAGGACGAAATGGTTCGTCGTGTTTATCTGGGACAAAACTTTGAGCTTCGTAAAAAGAAACTTGAATTTTAA
- a CDS encoding CDP-alcohol phosphatidyltransferase family protein, with amino-acid sequence MNIKKHIPNLITLINLFCGCIAVVFVSEANYEMAFYMVCLGIFFDFFDGFFARLFNVSSPLGLQLDSLADMVTSGVVPGYVMYTMFLKSANPHEVIGSVFIPFLGFIVTLGSCYRLANFNIDTRQTDSFIGLPTPANALFILSLPMVLKFSDSLLVFEILTNHWVLLGITLCSAYILNAEIPLFALKVKKFTLKDNGLQIVFLLIAVVLLLLLHYIAIPLIIIIYVLLSVVNNVFLKK; translated from the coding sequence ATGAATATTAAAAAACACATTCCTAATTTAATCACATTAATCAATTTATTCTGCGGTTGTATCGCGGTTGTTTTTGTTTCGGAAGCCAATTACGAAATGGCTTTTTACATGGTTTGTTTGGGAATCTTCTTTGATTTTTTTGATGGTTTTTTTGCCAGATTGTTCAATGTTTCCAGTCCGCTTGGATTGCAGTTAGACTCGTTGGCCGATATGGTTACCAGCGGAGTGGTACCTGGTTATGTAATGTATACCATGTTTCTGAAAAGCGCCAACCCTCATGAAGTAATTGGTTCGGTTTTTATTCCTTTTTTAGGATTTATAGTAACCTTAGGTTCTTGTTACCGATTGGCAAATTTTAATATTGATACCCGTCAGACCGATTCTTTTATTGGTTTGCCAACACCGGCAAATGCTCTTTTTATTCTGAGCTTGCCTATGGTTCTGAAGTTTTCAGATTCTTTATTGGTGTTTGAAATATTAACCAACCATTGGGTTTTATTGGGAATTACTTTGTGCAGTGCTTATATTTTGAATGCCGAAATTCCGTTGTTTGCCTTAAAAGTTAAAAAGTTTACTCTAAAAGATAACGGGCTGCAAATCGTATTTTTGCTAATTGCTGTAGTTTTGCTTTTGTTGCTTCATTATATCGCGATTCCGTTGATTATTATTATTTATGTACTGCTTTCAGTGGTAAATAATGTGTTTTTGAAAAAGTAG
- a CDS encoding glycoside hydrolase family 25 protein, whose amino-acid sequence MARKTTTRRTSYSRKSKPQRSILASGLRFIIYSFLVLLFFATVYHYRDGLAYYLGFKSNKVLEEDAVEKRLSDVRNVQVLENHKGKVIGIDVSEFQGTVHWGEVEVLEEKYPVQFVFIRATAGNDKVDRQFMHNWLGAKKHKIIRGAYHYYRPNENSIEQADLFIKTVKLQKGDLPPVLDIERLPKNQSLDSLKKGLKRWLNKVEAHYQVRPIIYTGERYYGDFLKEEFGEYLFWIANYNFYREKIEEDWLFWQFTEKASLPGIKHSVDVNIYNGDLEQLQFITVE is encoded by the coding sequence ATGGCAAGAAAAACGACTACCCGAAGAACTTCTTATTCCCGCAAATCGAAACCTCAGAGGTCGATTCTGGCAAGTGGACTTCGCTTTATCATTTATTCTTTTTTAGTATTGCTTTTTTTTGCAACAGTTTATCATTATCGTGATGGACTGGCTTATTATCTTGGCTTTAAATCAAATAAAGTTTTAGAAGAGGATGCTGTGGAAAAACGTCTTTCAGATGTTAGAAATGTTCAGGTTCTGGAAAACCATAAAGGAAAAGTGATTGGTATTGATGTTTCTGAATTTCAAGGAACCGTACATTGGGGTGAAGTTGAGGTTTTGGAGGAAAAATACCCGGTTCAGTTTGTTTTTATTCGTGCTACGGCAGGGAATGATAAAGTAGACAGGCAGTTTATGCACAACTGGTTAGGGGCAAAAAAGCACAAGATTATACGCGGAGCCTATCATTACTATCGTCCTAACGAAAACTCGATAGAGCAGGCGGATCTTTTTATAAAAACCGTAAAACTGCAAAAAGGGGATTTACCGCCCGTTTTAGATATTGAAAGATTGCCTAAAAATCAGTCGCTGGACAGTTTGAAAAAAGGCCTGAAACGTTGGCTGAATAAGGTTGAAGCACATTATCAGGTGCGCCCGATTATTTATACCGGAGAACGTTACTATGGTGATTTCCTGAAAGAAGAATTTGGAGAATATTTATTCTGGATTGCCAACTATAATTTCTACAGAGAGAAGATTGAAGAAGACTGGCTATTTTGGCAGTTTACAGAAAAAGCTTCTTTGCCGGGAATTAAACACAGTGTGGATGTGAATATCTACAATGGAGATTTAGAGCAGTTACAGTTTATTACTGTAGAATAA
- a CDS encoding PorV/PorQ family protein → MNIGVDAAALGMSGAVVSSTNDVNSVYWNPAGLTHLEDHQISLMHANYFANIAQYDYIGYASPIDDRSAWGISMIRFGVDDIMDTTQLIDNQGNIDYNRIRLFSTADYGFTFSYARKLPVDGFQYGVNAKVIRRVIGKFANSWGFGFDFGLQFERNGWNFGLMLRDITTTYNVWNINEEEYKKIANAIPGENNELPESTEITLPKAQLGISKKIEFHNDYSLLIATNLNMRFEQTNDIISTKAVSIDPALGFEFGYTDLVFLRAGAGNFQNVTQLDNTEKLNFQPNIGLGFKYKGIQVDYALTDLGNQSTALYSNIFSLKVDLGIFR, encoded by the coding sequence ATGAATATTGGTGTTGACGCAGCTGCTTTAGGAATGTCGGGTGCTGTAGTTTCTTCTACAAATGATGTTAATTCCGTTTATTGGAACCCAGCCGGTCTGACGCATCTTGAAGATCATCAAATTTCACTGATGCACGCCAATTATTTTGCCAATATTGCGCAATACGACTACATTGGATATGCAAGTCCGATTGACGACAGAAGTGCCTGGGGAATCTCGATGATTCGTTTTGGCGTCGATGACATTATGGACACGACCCAGTTGATCGACAATCAGGGGAATATCGATTACAATCGAATCAGGCTGTTCTCTACTGCAGATTATGGTTTTACTTTTTCGTACGCAAGAAAATTACCGGTAGATGGTTTTCAATATGGAGTGAATGCAAAAGTAATCCGACGAGTGATTGGAAAATTTGCCAATTCCTGGGGTTTTGGTTTTGACTTTGGACTTCAATTTGAAAGAAATGGCTGGAATTTTGGTTTGATGCTTCGCGATATTACCACTACTTACAATGTATGGAATATTAATGAAGAGGAATACAAGAAAATTGCCAATGCTATTCCGGGAGAAAACAACGAATTACCAGAAAGTACTGAGATTACTCTACCAAAAGCGCAGCTGGGAATTTCTAAAAAAATTGAATTTCACAACGATTACAGTCTTTTGATTGCAACCAATTTGAATATGCGCTTTGAGCAAACCAATGATATTATTTCGACAAAAGCAGTCAGTATCGATCCTGCTCTGGGTTTTGAGTTTGGTTATACCGATCTTGTTTTTTTAAGAGCAGGAGCAGGAAATTTTCAAAATGTAACGCAATTAGACAACACTGAAAAACTAAACTTCCAGCCTAATATAGGGCTTGGTTTTAAGTACAAAGGTATTCAGGTCGACTATGCTTTGACAGATTTAGGAAATCAAAGTACAGCTTTGTATTCTAATATTTTTTCTTTAAAAGTAGATTTAGGTATCTTTAGATAA
- a CDS encoding carboxymuconolactone decarboxylase family protein gives MSDIIQEFNDYRSKMNEKLLADNNKIVKRIFNLDTNAYAPGALDVKTKELLGLVASAVLRCDDCVKYHLETSHKEGVTKEEMMEAMGIATLVGGTIVIPHLRRAYEFWEALEEQGN, from the coding sequence ATGTCTGATATCATACAAGAATTTAATGATTACCGTTCTAAAATGAACGAAAAATTATTGGCCGACAACAATAAAATTGTAAAAAGAATTTTCAATCTTGATACGAATGCTTACGCTCCGGGAGCTCTTGATGTAAAAACAAAAGAGCTTTTAGGATTAGTAGCTTCGGCGGTTTTGCGTTGTGACGACTGTGTAAAATACCACCTCGAAACCAGCCATAAAGAAGGAGTTACCAAAGAAGAAATGATGGAAGCAATGGGAATCGCAACTTTAGTTGGCGGAACCATCGTAATTCCGCATTTGAGAAGAGCTTATGAATTTTGGGAAGCTTTAGAAGAGCAAGGGAATTAG
- a CDS encoding exopolysaccharide biosynthesis polyprenyl glycosylphosphotransferase: protein MFLKSKMHFEISERKVLLLLFDVVFILSALYLLSLLFHYNYFVFDKSNFLSIILLLSYVYAFGVIFEMYNLQVASSQLQILQSVIFTATASSVAYLFTPVLSPVLPKQRLVIVIFYFTILGTLLLWRLFYVFFLASHRFSQNVVLICDQNQVEELVLGLENVDPHYRIIGFVNSDAISEEDLNFHYVKEIKKKDLEEFVIRNQVSEIVIASQKTDGITADLYQQLLHLLESGNIIREYTQVYESKTQRIPVHYIARDFYRFFPFSRNNNNKLYLFFVRLLEFLFSITGLLICFLFIPFIFITNLVANKGTLFYTQERVGKNGVVFKIYKFRTMVENSESNGIVFASSNDKRITPFGKMMRKSRIDELPQFFNVLKGDMAVIGPRPERPFFVDEIARIMPFYETRHVVKPGLTGWAQVNYSYGESIDESLIKLQYDLYYIKHRSIFLDLSITFKTITTVLFYRGQ, encoded by the coding sequence ATGTTTTTAAAATCTAAAATGCATTTCGAAATTTCGGAAAGGAAAGTTTTGCTTCTTCTTTTTGATGTTGTTTTTATTTTGTCTGCATTATATCTCCTAAGTTTACTATTTCATTATAATTACTTTGTTTTTGATAAAAGCAATTTTCTAAGTATAATATTGCTCCTCAGTTATGTATATGCTTTTGGGGTAATATTTGAAATGTACAATTTACAGGTCGCCAGCAGTCAGTTACAGATTCTTCAAAGTGTGATTTTTACGGCTACAGCTTCAAGTGTGGCTTATTTGTTTACACCGGTTTTATCTCCAGTCTTGCCCAAACAACGATTAGTTATAGTCATATTCTATTTTACAATACTGGGCACTTTACTATTGTGGCGTTTGTTTTATGTCTTCTTTCTGGCATCACACCGTTTTTCTCAAAATGTAGTTTTAATATGTGATCAAAATCAAGTAGAAGAATTGGTTTTGGGACTTGAAAATGTTGATCCGCATTATAGAATTATTGGCTTTGTAAATTCAGATGCAATTTCAGAAGAAGATTTAAACTTCCACTACGTAAAAGAAATTAAAAAGAAAGACTTAGAAGAGTTTGTAATTCGGAATCAGGTTTCAGAGATTGTTATTGCTTCTCAAAAAACAGATGGAATTACAGCCGATCTTTACCAGCAATTACTTCATTTATTAGAATCAGGAAATATTATTCGGGAATATACGCAGGTGTACGAAAGTAAAACCCAACGTATTCCGGTTCATTATATAGCCCGCGATTTTTATAGATTTTTCCCCTTTAGTAGAAATAATAACAATAAGCTCTACCTGTTTTTTGTTCGCCTCTTAGAATTTTTGTTTTCAATTACGGGATTGCTTATTTGCTTCCTTTTTATTCCTTTTATTTTTATTACGAATCTGGTAGCTAATAAAGGAACTTTGTTTTACACACAGGAGCGTGTAGGTAAAAACGGAGTTGTTTTTAAAATCTATAAGTTCAGAACCATGGTAGAAAACTCAGAGTCTAATGGGATTGTTTTTGCTAGTTCAAATGATAAAAGAATTACTCCTTTTGGTAAAATGATGCGTAAATCAAGAATCGACGAATTACCGCAGTTTTTTAATGTTTTAAAAGGTGATATGGCTGTTATTGGCCCTAGACCTGAACGACCATTTTTTGTGGATGAAATAGCCCGAATCATGCCTTTTTATGAGACACGACACGTTGTGAAACCGGGACTGACCGGTTGGGCACAAGTAAATTATTCTTACGGAGAATCTATCGATGAGAGTTTGATAAAGCTGCAATACGACTTATACTACATCAAACACCGCAGCATATTTCTGGATTTAAGTATTACTTTTAAAACGATTACTACAGTTTTGTTTTATCGCGGACAGTAA
- a CDS encoding KpsF/GutQ family sugar-phosphate isomerase gives MITKENILAIAKKTILSESEAITKLIDFLDENFYEAVQRIYETKGRLVVTGIGKSAIIAQKMVATFNSTGTPSMFLHASEAIHGDLGMIQNDDIVICISKSGNSPEIKVLVPLLKRFGNILIGITGNVTSFLAKGSDYVLNTTVEMEACPINLAPTNSTTAQLVMGDALAVCLMEMRDFKPEDFAVYHPGGALGKKLLLRVKDMIEHSLKPMVSPDTSIKKAIFEISEKRLGVTAVIENDKIVGIITDGDIRRMLNDRDSIADLTAKDIMSKNPKFVSSETMAVDALNILEDFSITQLIVADNGEYKGVLHLHDILKEGIV, from the coding sequence TTGATCACAAAAGAAAATATATTGGCGATCGCCAAAAAAACCATACTATCTGAAAGTGAAGCAATTACAAAGCTAATTGATTTTCTGGACGAAAATTTCTACGAAGCTGTCCAACGCATTTACGAAACTAAGGGCCGATTAGTGGTTACAGGCATCGGAAAAAGTGCCATTATTGCTCAAAAAATGGTCGCTACTTTTAACTCAACCGGCACGCCATCTATGTTCCTTCACGCCTCAGAAGCCATCCATGGCGACTTGGGAATGATACAAAACGACGACATTGTAATCTGCATTTCAAAAAGCGGAAACAGTCCTGAAATAAAAGTATTGGTTCCTCTATTAAAACGTTTTGGAAACATTTTAATCGGAATAACCGGAAATGTAACTTCATTTTTAGCTAAAGGTTCTGATTATGTTCTGAATACCACTGTTGAAATGGAGGCCTGCCCGATAAATTTGGCACCAACAAACAGCACCACTGCTCAACTTGTTATGGGTGATGCTTTAGCTGTTTGTTTGATGGAAATGCGTGATTTTAAACCTGAAGATTTTGCAGTTTATCATCCTGGTGGCGCTTTAGGAAAAAAATTACTCCTTCGCGTTAAAGACATGATTGAACATTCGTTAAAACCAATGGTAAGTCCGGACACCTCAATCAAAAAAGCTATTTTTGAGATCTCTGAAAAAAGACTGGGAGTAACCGCAGTAATCGAAAACGATAAAATTGTAGGCATCATTACCGATGGAGACATCCGAAGAATGTTAAACGACAGAGATTCTATTGCTGATTTAACGGCAAAAGATATTATGTCTAAAAATCCTAAATTCGTATCTTCAGAAACAATGGCGGTTGACGCTTTGAATATTTTAGAAGATTTTTCGATAACACAACTTATCGTTGCTGATAATGGAGAGTACAAAGGCGTATTACATTTACATGACATTTTAAAAGAAGGAATCGTATAA
- the tatC gene encoding twin-arginine translocase subunit TatC, producing the protein MAKKNLGEMSFLDHLEELRWLLVRSTIAIMIMAFVTYFVSDYLFDEIILGPTRPTFFTYIWFCDLSHQLGFADSICITQLNFIIQNTEMEGQVNIFVWMCILAGFILSFPYILWEIWKFISPALYEKERKNAKVFIFTSSLLFFLGVLFGYFVVIPMSVNFVATFSVSDVVKNQFTLDSYMGMVKTSILGSAIFFELPIAIYFLTKLGLVTPEFLRKYWKYAVIIILIIAAIVTPPDVVSQTIVAIPMLLIYEVSILISKIVYRNKMKENV; encoded by the coding sequence ATGGCAAAAAAAAACCTTGGCGAGATGTCGTTTCTGGATCATCTTGAAGAATTAAGATGGTTACTGGTTAGAAGTACAATTGCAATTATGATAATGGCATTTGTAACCTATTTTGTAAGTGATTATTTGTTTGATGAAATTATCCTGGGGCCAACCAGACCTACTTTTTTTACCTATATCTGGTTTTGTGATTTGTCGCACCAGCTTGGTTTCGCTGACAGTATCTGCATTACGCAGCTGAATTTTATTATCCAAAATACGGAAATGGAAGGTCAGGTAAATATTTTTGTCTGGATGTGTATTTTAGCCGGTTTTATTTTGAGTTTCCCCTATATTTTATGGGAAATCTGGAAATTTATCAGCCCTGCTTTATATGAAAAAGAGCGAAAAAATGCCAAAGTATTCATCTTCACTTCCTCTTTACTTTTTTTCTTAGGAGTATTGTTCGGATATTTTGTAGTTATTCCAATGTCTGTAAATTTCGTAGCTACTTTCTCTGTGAGTGATGTTGTAAAAAATCAATTCACGCTGGACTCTTATATGGGTATGGTAAAAACAAGTATATTGGGTAGTGCGATCTTTTTTGAATTGCCAATCGCCATTTACTTCTTAACCAAACTAGGATTAGTAACTCCTGAATTTCTGAGAAAATACTGGAAATATGCCGTAATCATCATTTTGATTATTGCCGCTATCGTAACCCCTCCAGATGTAGTAAGCCAGACTATCGTGGCCATACCAATGTTGCTTATTTACGAAGTCAGTATCCTGATTTCTAAGATTGTTTATCGAAATAAAATGAAAGAAAATGTCTGA